A window of Hordeum vulgare subsp. vulgare chromosome 5H, MorexV3_pseudomolecules_assembly, whole genome shotgun sequence genomic DNA:
gccctcaagcctcccgatcttcttccgttctggaaaaaatcattttggggattttattctgtttggactcagttccaaaatcagatctgaaaagagtcaaaaacacagaaaaaataggaactggcacttggcactgagttaataagttagtcccaaaaaagatataaaaggtaaacaaaacatccaaagttgacaagataacagcgtgaaaccatcaaaaattatagatacgtttgagacgtatcacatgacAACAGCCTTGGTGATTTGgaaaaatataatttgcaagagacaatggaccattctattccatactcacgtggctatgcatCCGAGTCGAACGATGAGGGtaccgatgaagaagttgatgaggaagggttcacaacaaaggaggctgaagctttcatgAAGGTATTAGGGCgggatcaccggacaccattgttcgaggatcttagccttgcaGATGAAGTTGTGGTTGACAAAGgtgaaggcatattgtttggagttaggccaccttctcaccgggacaaacatgggaagaatattattttgccggggtcaaagttcgaaacattccttgaactgaagatgtggttggatgaatatccCGTTAAGCATTacaggccacacaaagttgttcattcaaacatgaagctgcgttacatGGTTACATGTGAGTATTCAAGATGTCcatggattgtccgtgcaagaccatgtAAAGGAGGGCCagatggaacattgtcagttgtatccctcacatgtgtcgaggcaagagggttgatggcaAGCTTTCGTCGCCCAATTGCATATCAGTGGACAACGCATCAGGCAAAGATCTTTGTCCTGCAAGCATATTGGATTGAATtggaacgtgtgtgcatcaccaaagctTGGCCCGGCACCATATGGCTGTCATTCCACATACACCACAACAAAAAAGGCACAATTCATTTTTTATTACATTTAGGGAGTCAGCTTTGTGATGTTTAGCTGCTCGGCGGTAAGCGAATCCATCGCGTTCgtgtattgcttgtacaagaGATTCACATCGCTCGTCACCTCTGATACCacgtcccacttgtaagcccaggTAGGAAGCCGTACATGGTTGCCGTGGTCAACCCAGGGCTTGAACGTTGCGTGTTTAGGGCGTCCAATAGgaaggcgttcccagctccatacaaaaagtaggagcatacaaccaccaattTCGCCGTCTTTTGTGGACCTGCGACAAGcttcgtccaactacaagtaaagACAAACATGGATCAGTTAAGCACAAAATTATAAGACAAACAAAAACTTAttattaacaatttattacctcGGGTATAAGTAGGCCAGTGCGGCCGACCCccagctgaacttgttgtcgaaaatagtcaatgccttcagccacatccattgAGCATTCTTGCCAGTGTCGTCAGCGAATATAGTCCTCGAGATAACATACCACATGTACACTCGAGCATAAGTCAGGATCACCTCGTCATTGGCatcctcaggacaatgagcaaagttggct
This region includes:
- the LOC123397969 gene encoding uncharacterized protein LOC123397969; its protein translation is MWYVISRTIFADDTGKNAQWMWLKALTIFDNKFSWGSAALAYLYPSWTKLVAGPQKTAKLVVVCSYFLYGAGNAFLLDALNTQRSSPGLTTATMYGFLPGLTSGTWYQR